A window of the Tiliqua scincoides isolate rTilSci1 chromosome 5, rTilSci1.hap2, whole genome shotgun sequence genome harbors these coding sequences:
- the LOC136652424 gene encoding olfactory receptor 10AG1-like — MQTKKENSLQNGTGLVEFILQGLSDDPNLKVILFSIFLVIYIILLAGNLLIILLTLADPALHTPMYFFLRNLSFLEICYTSVNIPKMLDNLLSRKKSISVIDCALQTYFAFFLGGSECFLLASMSYDRYVAICKPLHYPVLMSRKVYTSLAVASWLSGFFMSFGYTSMVFTLPFCGSNVINHFFCDIPPLLKLACGDTSRIEIAVFAVAMVFVSLPFILILLSYAGIIAAILRISSSAGRKKSFSTCSSHLTVVILFFGSACIIYLKPNSTYSPNTDKYLSLFYTVVSPILNPVIYSLRNKEVKGALRRLFRRKPLR; from the coding sequence ATGcagaccaagaaagaaaataGTTTACAAAATGGCACAGGATTAGTTGAGTTCATCCTCCAGGGTCTTTCTGATGACCCGAATCTGAAAGTCAtcttattttccatttttctggTAATCTATATCATCCTTCTGGCAGGAAATCTTCTCATCATTCTCCTGACACTGGCCGACCCTGCCCTTCACacacccatgtatttcttcctgagAAACTTGTCCTTCTTGGAAATCTGCTATACATCTGTCAATATCCCCAAGATGCTTGATAACCTCCTGTCCAGAAAGAAATCCATCTCTGTCATCGACTGTGCTCTACAGACCTATTTTGCATTCTTCCTTGGTGGGTCAGAATGTTTCCTCTTGGCCTCAATGTCTTATGATCGCTATGTTGCCATTTGCAAGCCTCTGCATTACCCTGTCCTGATGAGCCGGAAAGTGTATACCAGCCTAGCTGTGGCATCGTGGTTAAGTGGATTTTTCATGTCTTTTGGTTACACCAGCATGGTGTTCACGCTGCCCTTCTGTGGCTCCAATGTGatcaaccatttcttttgtgaCATCCCTCCATTATTAAAATTGGCTTGTGGGGACACCTCTAGAATAGAAATTGCTGTCTTTGCAGTGGCTATGGTTTTTGTAAGTCTTCCTTTTATCCTGATATTGTTGTCTTATGCTGGGATCATTGCTGCCATACTGAGGATCTCATCCTCTGCGGGTCGGAAGAAGAGCTTCTCTACCTGCTCTTCACACCTCACTgtggtgattttattttttggttcTGCTTGTATTATATATTTGAAGCCTAATTCCACTTACTCACCAAACACAGACAAATACCTTTCTCTCTTCTACACGGTTGTTAGTCCCATCTTGAATCCTGTCATATACAGCCTGAGGAATAAAGAGGTGAAAGGTGCTCTTAGGAGACTTTTTAGAAGAAAGCCTCTTAGATGA
- the LOC136652425 gene encoding olfactory receptor 10A7-like: MQTKKENSLQNGTGLVEFILQGLSDDPKLQVILFSIFLVIYIITLAGNLLIILLTLADPALHTPMYFFLRNLSFLEICYTSVNVPKMLDNLLSGNKSISFIGCALQTYFAFFLGGSECFLLASMSYDRYIAICKPLHYAVLMSRKVYTSLAVVSWLSGFFMSFGHTCLVFTLPFCASNVINHFFCDIPPLLKLACGDTSRIEIAVFAVAMVFVSLPFILILLSYAGIIAAILRISSSAGRKKSFSTCSSHLIVVILFFGSACITYLKPNSTYSPNTDKYLSLFYTVVSPILNPVIYSLRNKEVKGALRRIFRRRPLRAQS, translated from the coding sequence ATGcagaccaagaaagaaaataGTTTACAAAATGGCACAGGATTAGTTGAGTTCATCCTCCAGGGTCTTTCTGATGACCCCAAACTGCAAGTCAtcttattttccatttttctggTAATCTATATCATCACTCTGGCAGGAAATCTTCTCATCATACTCCTGACACTGGCCGACCCTGCCCTTCACacacccatgtatttcttcctgagAAACTTGTCCTTCTTGGAAATCTGCTATACGTCTGTCAATGTCCCCAAGATGCTTGATAACCTCCTGTCTGGAAACAAATCCATCTCTTTCATCGGCTGTGCTCTACAGACCTATTTTGCATTCTTCCTTGGTGGGTCAGAATGCTTCCTCTTGGCCTCAATGTCTTATGATCGCTATATTGCCATTTGCAAgcctctgcattacgctgtcctGATGAGCCGGAAAGTGTATACCAGCCTAGCTGTGGTATCCTGGTTAAGTGGGTTTTTCATGTCTTTTGGTCACACCTGCTTGGTGTTCACGCTGCCCTTCTGTGCCTCCAATGTGatcaaccatttcttttgtgaCATCCCTCCATTATTAAAATTGGCTTGTGGGGACACCTCTAGAATAGAAATTGCTGTCTTTGCAGTGGCTATGGTTTTTGTAAGTCTTCCTTTTATCCTGATATTGTTGTCTTATGCTGGGATCATTGCTGCTATACTGAGGATCTCATCCTCTGCAGGTCGGAAGAAGAGCTTCTCCACCTGCTCTTCACATCTCATTGTGGTGATTTTATTTTTCGGTTCTGCTTGTATTACATATTTGAAGCCTAATTCCACTTACTCACCAAACACAGACAAATACCTTTCTCTCTTCTACACGGTTGTTAGTCCCATCTTGAATCCTGTCATATACAGCCTGAGGAATAAAGAGGTGAAGGGTGCTCTTAGGAGAATTTTTAGAAGAAggccacttagggcacaatcctaa